atgagagagagaacgacGAAGCAACAAGCCAAAATGGTGGACAATGCGACTGGGGTGACGCCGTCTTCCTCGTTCCACAGCATATTCTTCTGCCGTGCACACCAACTAGTTCCCGTACACAAAGTTTGCGCTTACGATGTTTATAACGCAAAACCACTTAAGTCGAAACAAGGCTTTATATAGTATATGGGAGATGTGTCGTAACCACAAAACATCGCAACTCGGGACTGACGTAACCCGAGGACCTCCTGTATGTATATACGCAATCTGTCAGTGTAGGGCCATTGGTCCATACATGCACTCCATTAGTGTTATGGCCACAGGCTCATACAAACATTACATTAGTGTAGGCCCATGGGCCCCTACATGCACACTGTTAGCATAAGGCAGTGGGCCCAAAAATGCACTCAATTAGCAAGGGGCAAAGGGGTAATAAAAGCACTCCATTAGTTTAGGGCCACAGGCTCGTTCATGGATTCTGTTACCATCAAGCAATGGGCCTATACAGGTCTATACAGTCTCAATGTGTAAGGCCATGGGCCCATGAGTTTATGGCCACAGGCCCTTACATGCCATTGGTAACAGgtaagtgtcatgattgggtataaagggagcatccctgaaaggctcacaagcaaggatggggcggtTTACAATTAAGCTGCTCACCTgtagaatgttccaaacaggtgtttttgagcattcctcaactttccctgtcttttgttgcccctgtcccaacttatttggaacgtgttgcaggcatcaaattcaaaatgagtgaatatttccaaaaatcagtaaagtttatccgtttgaacattaaatatcttgtctttgtagtgtattcaattgaatataagttgaaaaggatttgcaaatcatcgtattctgtttttatttatgttttacacaatgttgcaacttcattggaattgaggttgtgtattttattactatttacaaatatttagaGCAGAACTGCTACAAATGAATCTGTTAGAAGAACTGTTTAAACTCTATGCTACTACTAAATGACCACAGCAAtagattttaaataatgtggAAGAGTTAAATGTAAACATCATATACATTTCAGGCTGTTTACAAGCTGTTCTTAGGTGTGAGCTTCATCATATTAACAAATAATGACCAAATCTGAACATAATGCTATCAATCAAATAAGGGCCCAGTGAATTTGAGGAGAACTGCTGTAGTCAATGATGTAAAATGTACCTTCGAGCCACTTAAGTAACCACTAAGAGTAAGGGGTTACTATACTTGTAGCAGACCATTTCAACAGAATTATAGAGCAAGCAGAACAAGATTTAAACTTGATATCTATATATGATAAGACACCTGATTACTAAGAGCAATTAAAGTCAAGTAACATGACAAGGAATGGAAGcgtgcaagaaaaaaaaaaaacagtaaaacatgatCCACAGCGTCATATTGAAGTAAATATGCTattcaactgcagaaaatccaTTTCTACAATGCTATATAGTTTACTGTATGATACAAACATAATAGTGAGAGTTATTAGGCATGACAGTGCAGTGGTCTCAGGATTGTCAGCTGAATTCAGCCTTGAGTTAAATGTGCTCAGATGAATTCTGAACCTTAACCTATAGATAAATTAAACCGTGCTGAGGAGGATGTGAATATTCTACAAGTTACAATATATTTAGCTGATTTTCTGAACCATGGGTAGAAAATGGCATACATAACTGGATTCATGGAGGAGTTAATGTATATCAGCCAGCTAAATACAGTCCACACCATTGACAGAGATGTCATGCTTTTAACTGAGAGAGAACTTAAATAGTAAGGTATCCAGCAAGCAAGataaatgaaaattaaagtgCCTAATTTTTTTGCTGCTTTGGCTTCAGAAGAGCCTGAAACTTTGCCTCCATGTGTGTTTGAGGCACCATTTAttacagctctaacagcttTAGCTTGATGCCTTGCCACatgaaaaatgactgaatacAAGATCAGTATAACAGAGCAAGGAGTGAGAAATGTCAATACTAGGTCAGTAATTACCCAAGAATAGTTTATGACCAGTACACACTCTCCATAACACTGAGAGGATAACTGAGACTGACGAAAATGGTCATTAAAGTAGGAACAAATGATCATGTACAATGAGGCAAAAGACCATCCTACAACTATGAACAAAGCGGTTTTACAAACTGTCATTCTAGCAGAATAAAGTAGAGGGTCACAAATAGCAATGTACCGGTCAACTGCAATGAAAACCAGGCAATAGAGAGATGCTAACAATGAGATCTCATTGATTATTGGATAAATCCAGCATGCGATTTGTCCAAGATACCAGCAGGAGTCAATCAATTGCATTATATTCACAGGCATAACAAGCAGCCCCACGAGAAGGTCCGccacagccagagagaggatgagcagGTTGGTGGGGGTGTGGAGCTGCTtgaagtgagagatggagatgatcaccagcaggttcagaaacacagtgaacacagaaacacatgagagaaaaaagaacagaaatataTAAGCAGGACCTGTTTGCACCTCCTTTCTGCAAGATGCGTTATTGTCAGGAAAGCAGTACTGAACTGCAATGTTTCGGCTGTAGTCTGAGTTATTCATCTGGCACAGACAAAAATCTGCCAACTGGATCTGATCCAGCTGTACTGTTCAGTAATACTGAACTGGGCCATCTGCTTTCTGGCATGTCTCTTTATACTTTACCATGAACCCTCCCACTGACCTATGAGTTGCTAGTTTGTCATTACATCATTTACTTatctaatattaaaaaaaatcaatgtttacatacaatgtaagaCACACAGTGATGCCTAAAGTACCAGCCGAGAACAGCTGAGTGAGTTGGAGATGCTTATAATAAttcttggtaacactttactctAGGTCAGGGCTTCTCACCCTTGTCCACCCCAAGGCCCACTTGCTTATACACACAAAGCATACTGGCTCAGAGGAAAACTAAaatcttttaaacttttaaaatttcTAAATTCTAAATTTCTAAATGCACCTGCTGCCACACCACAAGGTCTTCTGGTGCCTCCTCAACCTCCTGACCCAGATAGGGAAGAATCCCAGGTGGCTACCCCGGAGCAGTATTTAGGGGACTTGGAGAAGTGCAAGGGGTTCCTGCTCCAGTATTCCTTGgtttttaagataagataagataagataagataagataagataatcctttattagtc
The DNA window shown above is from Pygocentrus nattereri isolate fPygNat1 chromosome 18, fPygNat1.pri, whole genome shotgun sequence and carries:
- the LOC108433210 gene encoding trace amine-associated receptor 13c-like, which translates into the protein MNNSDYSRNIAVQYCFPDNNASCRKELHTPTNLLILSLAVADLLVGLLVMPVNIMQLIDSCWYLGQIACWIYPIINEISLLASLYCLVFIAVDRYIAICDPLLYSARMTVCKTALFIVVGWSFASLYMIICSYFNDHFRQSQLSSQCYGECVLVINYSWVITDLVLTFLTPCSVILILYSVIFHVARHQAKAVRAVINGASNTHGGKVSGSSEAKAAKKLGTLIFIYLACWIPYYLSSLSVKSMTSLSMVWTVFSWLIYINSSMNPVMYAIFYPWFRKSAKYIVTCRIFTSSSARFNLSIG